The DNA segment GTCCCTCGCGCCGGACCTCGAACGCCGGCCCGGCCCCGGCATCACGCCGTGCAGTTCGGACAGGTGCCGCGGTACGTCAGCTCGACGTCAAGGACCGTGTACCCGAAGCGTTCCGACGCGGGGAGCGCCGAGAGCGCGTCACCCGCCGGGTGCACGTCGCGGATCGTTCCGCAGCGGTCGCAGAGCAGGTGGTGATGAGGGCGGTGCGCGTTCGGGTCGTAGCGCGTGGCGCGGTGGTCGGTCGAGACCTCGGTGAGCTCGCCCAGGGTCACCAGTTCGCCCAGGGTGTTGTAGACCGTGGCCCGGGAGATCTCGGGCAGCCGCTCCGTCGCGCGCGCGTGCACCTCGTCGGCGGTCAGGTGGATGTGGTCTCCGCCGAATACCTCGGCCACGACGCGTCGCTGCGCGGTCAGGCGCCAGCCGCGTTCCCGAAGCCTCTTCAAGAGATCACTCATACCGTCACCCTAACCAGCGGTGGAACCCATCTCAAGAACAGGTATGGTTCTGAAAGTTGCCTTGACTTAGATCTTGTCCAACGTAGGGTGTGTGCCGATGCGAGCCGCGGAGCGGCTTGCGCGGACACTCGGACGGCCAGGACCGCAGGCCTTGATTCCAAGCGAAGAACCACTCACCGAGGAGCGAGCTTTGACCGAGAACCCCCAGAAGCCGTTGACCACGGCTGCCGGTGCACCGGTTGCCGACAACCAGAACTCCCTGACGGCCGGTCCGCGCGGTCCGATGCTCCTGCAGGACGTCTGGTTCCTGGAGAAGCTCGCGCACTTCGACCGTGAGGTCATCCCGGAGCGCCGGATGCACGCCAAGGGCTCGGGCGCGTTCGGCACCTTCACGGTGACCCACGACATCACGCAGTACACGAGTGCGAAGATCTTCTCCGAGATCGGCAAGAAGACCGACCTGTTCGTCCGGTTCTCCACCGTCGCGGGTGAGCGCGGCGCGGCCGACGCCGAGCGCGACATCCGCGGCTTCGCCCTGAAGTTCTACACGGACGAGGGCAACTGGGACCTGGTCGGGAACAACACCCCGGTCTTCTTCTTCCGCGACCCGCTGAAGTTCCCGGACCTCAACCGCGCGGTGAAGCGCGACCCGCGGACCAACCTCCGCGACGCCGAGAACAACTGGGACTTCTGGACCAACCTCCCCGAGGCCCTGCACCAGATCACGATCGTGATGTCCGACCGCGGCATCCCCGCCTCGTACCGGCACATGCACGGCTTCGGCTCGCACACCTACAGCCTGATCAACGCCGAGGGCGAGCGGTTCTGGGTCAAGTTCCACCACCGCACCCAGCAGGGCATCAAGAACCTCACCGACGCCGAGGCCGAGGCCCTCGTCGGCAAGGACCGCGAGTCCCACCAGCGCGACCTCTTCGACGCGATCGAGAACGGCGACTTCCCGAAGTGGAAGATGTTCATCCAGGTCATGCCGGAGGCCGACGCGGAGAACTACCGCTTCCACCCCTTCGACCTCACCAAGGTCTGGTCCAAGAAGGACTACCCGCTGATCGAGGTCGGCGAATGGGAGCTCAACCGCAACCCCGAGAACTACTTCGCGGACGTCGAGCAGGCCGCCTTCACCCCGGCCAACGTGGTTCCGGGTATCAGCTACTCGCCCGACAAGATGCTGCAGGGCCGTCTCTTCTCCTACGGTGACGCCCAGCGCTACCGCCTCGGCGTGAACCACCACCAGATCCCCGTCAACGCCGCGAAGAACCCGGTGAACACCTACCACCGCGACGGCGCCATGCGGGTCGACGGCAACCAGGGAGCCACCCCGGGCATCGAGCCCAACTCGTACGGACGCTGGCCGGAGCAGCCGGCCTACCGCGAGCCGAGCCAGGCCGTGGGCGCCGTCGCCGACCGGTTCAACTTCCGGGAGGACGACGACAACTACTTCGAGCAGCCCGGCAACCTGTTCCGCCTGATGAGCGCCGAGCAGCAGCAGGTTCTCTTCGCCAACACGGCGCGCGCCATCAACGGCGCGTCGCAGCGGACCGTCGAGCGGCACATCGCCAACTGCACCCAGGCCGACCCGGCCTACGGTGAGGGCGTCCGCAAGGCGATCGAGGCCCTGGTCGACGGCAGCCTCTGAGCCCCGCTCGCGGGGGCGCGCTCCGCGCCCCCGCACCGTACCCGGCGTGGGCCACGGAGCACCCCCGCGCCGGGTAGGGCACGGCCACCGGCCCGGCAGCCCTCACGGGCACGACCAGCAGAACCGCTCGATCGGGAGAGATACGCATGAGCAGGGACGGTCTGACTCCTGAGCAGACGGAACGCGTCATGGCCATCGCCATGGAACTGGCCCGTGAGGGCAACACCGAGGAACTCGTGGGGTTCGTGGAGCACGGGCTGCCGGTGGACACGGCCGACGCGGACGGCAACACCCTGCTCATGCTCGCCGCCTATCACGGCCACGCCGACACCGTGCGGGCTCTGGTCCGGCTCGGCGCCGACCCGGACCTGCGCAACGCCCGGGACCAGGCCCCCCTCGCCGGTGCCCTGTTCAAGGGCGCGGACGAGGTGGTCGAGGTGCTGCGGGAGGCCGGTGCGGACCTGGACTCCGGCACGCCGACCGCGCGGGCCGCGGCGTCCATGTTCGGCCGCGCCCACCTGCTCGCGCGCTGATCCACCGGGGCCCGCGCGGTCCGTCACCGTGACCGCCCGGGCCGGGCCCGGTTTGACCGGTCAGGCCATGTCCCCGTAGCCTTGACCACCGGCGTGTCCATCGGGACCGCCACATTCCCGTAAACCTCTTCCTCCCGGGTGCATGGACTGGCTCGGGAGAGGTTGCCCGCGTGTCTGTACTGTCGGGCGGCTGGCCTGCGGGGTGCCGTTCTTCGAGTGAGAGAGAGATCCGCGTGTACGCCATCGTGCGCAGCGGTGGTCGCCAGCACAAGGTTGCTGTCGGCGACATCGTTGAGGTTGACAAGATTTCCACCGCCAAGGTCGGTGACACGGTCGAGCTCTCGACCCTGCTCCTCGTCGACGGCGATGCCGTGACCAGCGACCCGTGGGTACTGGACGGCGTCAAGGTCCAGGCCGAGGTCGTGGACCACCACAAGGGCCAGAAGATCGACATTCTGCGCTACAAGAACAAGACCGGCTACCGCCGTCGTCAGGGCCACCGCCAGCAGTACACGGCGATCAAGGTCACTGAGATCCCCACGGCTGCGAAGTAAGGGACTGAGGAGAGATGGCACACAAGAAGGGCGCATCGTCCACCCGGAACGGTCGCGACTCCAATGCCCAGCGGCTCGGCGTGAAGCGCTTCGGTGGTCAGGTCGTCAACGCGGGTGAGATCCTCGTCCGCCAGCGTGGCACCCACTTCCACCCGGGCGCCGGCGTCGGCCGTGGTGGCGACGACACGCTGTTCGCTCTGGCGGCCGGTTCGGTGCAGTTCGGCACCCACCGTGGCCGCAAGGTCGTGAACATCGTTCCGGTCGCCTGATCGGAAGCTTTCGCGAGGCGGACCTCACTTCCCTGGCGGGAAGGCGGGTCCGCCTTTCGCGTGTTGACCAGGAAACACGTACGTACGTACACCGCACTGTCTCTGGAGGCACCCCACATGACCACCTTCGTGGACCGCGTCGAGCTGCACGTCGCCGCGGGTAGCGGAGGTCACGGCTGTGCCTCCGTCCACCGTGAGAAGTTCAAGCCGCTGGGCGGACCCGACGGCGGGAACGGCGGGCGGGGCGGCGATGTGATCCTCACCGTCGACCAGTCCGTGACCACGCTGCTCGACTACCACCACTCCCCGCACCGCAAGGCCACCAACGGCAAGCCCGGCGAGGGCGGCAACCGCAGCGGCAAGGACGGCCAGGACCTGGTCCTGCCGGTGCCGGACGGGACCGTCGTCCTGGACAAGGCGGGCCACGTGCTCGCCGACCTGGTGGGGCACGGGACCTCGTACATCGCCGCCCAGGGCGGCCGGGGCGGGCTCGGGAACGCCGCCCTCGCCTCCGCGCGGCGCAAGGCGCCCGGGTTCGCGCTCCTCGGCGAGCCGGGTGGCCTGCGGGACATCGGCCTGGAGCTGAAGACCGTCGCCGATGTGGCCCTGGTCGGCTATCCGAGCGCGGGCAAGTCCTCGCTGATCTCCGTGCTCTCCGCCGCCAAGCCCAAGATCGCCGACTATCCGTTCACCACCCTCGTGCCCAACCTGGGTGTCGTCACCGCCGGTTCGACCGTCTACACCATCGCCGACGTGCCGGGGCTCATCCCGGGCGCCAGCCAGGGAAAGGGCCTCGGGCTCGAGTTCCTGCGGCACGTGGAGCGGTGCAGCGTGCTCGTGCACGTGCTGGACACGGCGACGCTGGAGTCCGACCGCGACCCCGTCTCCGACCTCGACATCATCGAGGAGGAGCTGCGGCAGTACGGCGGTCTCGACAACCGTCCCCGCGTCGTCGTCCTCAACAAGACCGACGTGCCGGACGGCAGGGACCTCGCCGAGATGGTGCGCCCCGATCTGGAGGCACGCGGCTACCGCGTCTTCGCGGTGTCCGCCGTCGCCCACCTCGGGCTGCGGGAACTGTCTTTCGCGCTGGCCCAGTTGGTGGCCGAGGCGCGGGCCGCCCGCCCGAAGGAGGAGTCCACGCGCATCGTCATCCGGCCGAAGGCCGTGGACGACGCCGGGTTCACCGTCGCCCGCGAGGACGAGGGTCTGTTCCGGGTGCGGGGCGAGAAGCCCGAACGATGGGTCCGCCAGACCGACTTCAACAACGACGAGGCCGTCGGTTACCTCGCCGACCGGCTCAACCGGGTCGGTGTGGAAGCGGCGCTGATGAAGGCCGGCGCCCGGTCCGGCGACGGTGTCGCCATCGGCCCCGAGGACAACGCGGTCGTCTTCGACTGGGAGCCGACGGTGACCGCCGGTGCGGAGATGCTCGGCCGGCGCGGCGAGGACCACCGTTTCGAGGAGCCCCGCCCGGCCGCCCAGCGCCGCCGAGACCGGCAGGCCGAACGGGACGAGGTCGAGCAGGCGTACGACGACTTCGACCCGTTCCGCGACAAGTCGTAGGGCCCGCGGGGCCGGCGGGGGGGCAAGGGGCCGATCCGGCGACGGGATTCCCGGCCGCCGCCCGACGCTCACCTCGAGGACCCGCCCGGGCAACGGGACGTTCCCGTGCCGGGGCGGGTTCCCTCCTGTCCGTATTCTTGTCATGCCCCTGCCTTTCTGGGCTCGGTGTGCGGACCATCCGGAGCGGAGGCTTCCCGGCGTCCGGAACGCATGCGAGGCAGGGGAGTCCGCTCATGTCCGGAGCAGTGCCGCCCGACCGCCGCCGTGTTCCGACCGCCGCCGTGTTCTGACCGCCGCCGTGTTCTGACCGCCGGCGCCGCCGCGCCCGGCGCCACGGCCTTCACCCAGCTGCGGCTGCCGGCCACCGCTCGCGCGGCGGAGCGGAAACCGTTGCCAGACGGGGTGTTCAGCCTGGGAGTCGCCTCCGGCTACCCTCCCCCCACTGCCTTGAAGGTGTGGGGACCCCCACCCCGACGGCGTCGTGCTGTGGACCCGGCTGGCCCCCGCCCCCCGAACGGTGGCGGCATGCCGGACCGCGCGGCCCCCGTCGAGTGGCGGATCGCCCCAGGACCCGGTTCAGGTGGATCGTCCGCCGGGGCACCGCAGAGGCCCGGCCCGCCTCCGGGCGCAGCGTCCACGTCGACGTACGCGGGCTGCGCCCGGACACCCGGTACTGGTTGGTACCGCTTCCGTGCCGACGGACAGCTCTCCCGCACCGGCAGCCCAGCGGGTTCCGGGCTCCTCTCATGGCATCCTCAGCGAACCGCCCTACCATGCCTAGACATGGACACAGAAC comes from the Streptomyces sp. KMM 9044 genome and includes:
- a CDS encoding catalase, with the protein product MTENPQKPLTTAAGAPVADNQNSLTAGPRGPMLLQDVWFLEKLAHFDREVIPERRMHAKGSGAFGTFTVTHDITQYTSAKIFSEIGKKTDLFVRFSTVAGERGAADAERDIRGFALKFYTDEGNWDLVGNNTPVFFFRDPLKFPDLNRAVKRDPRTNLRDAENNWDFWTNLPEALHQITIVMSDRGIPASYRHMHGFGSHTYSLINAEGERFWVKFHHRTQQGIKNLTDAEAEALVGKDRESHQRDLFDAIENGDFPKWKMFIQVMPEADAENYRFHPFDLTKVWSKKDYPLIEVGEWELNRNPENYFADVEQAAFTPANVVPGISYSPDKMLQGRLFSYGDAQRYRLGVNHHQIPVNAAKNPVNTYHRDGAMRVDGNQGATPGIEPNSYGRWPEQPAYREPSQAVGAVADRFNFREDDDNYFEQPGNLFRLMSAEQQQVLFANTARAINGASQRTVERHIANCTQADPAYGEGVRKAIEALVDGSL
- a CDS encoding ankyrin repeat domain-containing protein; this encodes MSRDGLTPEQTERVMAIAMELAREGNTEELVGFVEHGLPVDTADADGNTLLMLAAYHGHADTVRALVRLGADPDLRNARDQAPLAGALFKGADEVVEVLREAGADLDSGTPTARAAASMFGRAHLLAR
- the obgE gene encoding GTPase ObgE, whose product is MTTFVDRVELHVAAGSGGHGCASVHREKFKPLGGPDGGNGGRGGDVILTVDQSVTTLLDYHHSPHRKATNGKPGEGGNRSGKDGQDLVLPVPDGTVVLDKAGHVLADLVGHGTSYIAAQGGRGGLGNAALASARRKAPGFALLGEPGGLRDIGLELKTVADVALVGYPSAGKSSLISVLSAAKPKIADYPFTTLVPNLGVVTAGSTVYTIADVPGLIPGASQGKGLGLEFLRHVERCSVLVHVLDTATLESDRDPVSDLDIIEEELRQYGGLDNRPRVVVLNKTDVPDGRDLAEMVRPDLEARGYRVFAVSAVAHLGLRELSFALAQLVAEARAARPKEESTRIVIRPKAVDDAGFTVAREDEGLFRVRGEKPERWVRQTDFNNDEAVGYLADRLNRVGVEAALMKAGARSGDGVAIGPEDNAVVFDWEPTVTAGAEMLGRRGEDHRFEEPRPAAQRRRDRQAERDEVEQAYDDFDPFRDKS
- a CDS encoding Fur family transcriptional regulator: MSDLLKRLRERGWRLTAQRRVVAEVFGGDHIHLTADEVHARATERLPEISRATVYNTLGELVTLGELTEVSTDHRATRYDPNAHRPHHHLLCDRCGTIRDVHPAGDALSALPASERFGYTVLDVELTYRGTCPNCTA
- the rplU gene encoding 50S ribosomal protein L21; its protein translation is MYAIVRSGGRQHKVAVGDIVEVDKISTAKVGDTVELSTLLLVDGDAVTSDPWVLDGVKVQAEVVDHHKGQKIDILRYKNKTGYRRRQGHRQQYTAIKVTEIPTAAK
- the rpmA gene encoding 50S ribosomal protein L27; this translates as MAHKKGASSTRNGRDSNAQRLGVKRFGGQVVNAGEILVRQRGTHFHPGAGVGRGGDDTLFALAAGSVQFGTHRGRKVVNIVPVA